Proteins encoded by one window of Lepeophtheirus salmonis chromosome 10, UVic_Lsal_1.4, whole genome shotgun sequence:
- the LOC121125529 gene encoding protein GVQW3-like, which produces MAWGVFFYVIGAKFVIFSTPNNSGQCRLKSWLDTEFPDTSPGKSTIKDWYAKFRRGEMGTEDGERSVPPKEVVTDENIKKIRKMILNDRKLKLNEKADTLKISTERVHHMIHEHFGMRKLCVKWVPRELTFKQKQRRVDDSEQCLKMIKRNKPEFLRLYVNHFSPKSN; this is translated from the coding sequence atggCTTGGGGAGTTTTCTTCTATGTTATTGGAGCtaagtttgtaattttttccacccctaataactctgggcaatgccggCTAAAAAGTTGGCTTGATACCGAGTTTCCAGACACTTCCCCAGGAAAATCAACCATCAAGGATTGGTATGCTAAGTTTAGACGTGGTGAAATGGGCACCGAAGACGGTGAACGCAGTGTACCCCCAAAAGAGGTTGTTACCGacgaaaacattaaaaaaatccgcaaaatgattttgaatgaCCGTAAactgaaattaaatgaaaaagcaGACACTCTAAAGATATCAACTGAACGTGTACATCATATGATTCACGAGCATTTTGGTATGAGAAAGCTCTGTGTAAAGTGGGTGCCGCGCGAGctcacttttaaacaaaaacaacgaCGAGTTGATGATTCGGAGCAATGTTTGAAGATGATCAAGCGTAATAAACCCGAGTTTTTGCGTCTATATGTGAATCATTTTAGTCCAAAGTCCAATTGA